In a genomic window of Fimbriiglobus ruber:
- a CDS encoding H-X9-DG-CTERM domain-containing protein: MKCQYAWGFGSYHTGVTNYVFCDGSVKGLADSIDAPTYAALLTPANGDIPPNSY; encoded by the coding sequence CTGAAGTGCCAGTACGCGTGGGGGTTCGGCAGTTACCACACCGGGGTTACGAACTACGTCTTCTGCGACGGGTCGGTGAAGGGGTTGGCGGACAGCATCGACGCCCCGACGTACGCCGCGCTGCTGACCCCGGCCAACGGGGACATCCCCCCGAACAGCTATTGA
- a CDS encoding RDD family protein, with the protein MRWADEMRIETPEQIGVDLELSGLGSRFVAQIIDWFWKILFTLLLALVCGVAASLLGKVDLPDDPSVLLISVAVSLIYILWLGAGIYCETMWNGQTPGKRFAGIRVIRQGGGPIDARSACVRNFLAVADFLPGFYLLGALLILLTSNRQRLGDLAAGTIVVRERSAGAAPDEDEHLMAHASDAFRFSPTHLKALAPGDRAIIRSFLQRYEGMDPDGRNRLVFRMADGFVQKTGYVPTIDIDDSHTARAFLASLLRDLDELRRHA; encoded by the coding sequence ATGCGCTGGGCGGACGAAATGCGAATCGAGACGCCCGAGCAGATCGGGGTCGATCTCGAACTTTCGGGCCTCGGGTCTCGGTTCGTGGCGCAGATCATTGATTGGTTCTGGAAAATACTCTTCACGCTACTTCTGGCGCTCGTGTGCGGGGTAGCGGCTTCGCTTCTCGGGAAAGTGGACCTGCCGGACGATCCGTCGGTCCTGCTCATTTCCGTCGCGGTCAGCCTTATTTACATACTCTGGCTCGGCGCGGGAATTTATTGCGAGACGATGTGGAACGGCCAGACTCCCGGTAAACGGTTCGCCGGCATCCGGGTGATTCGCCAGGGGGGCGGCCCGATCGACGCCCGGTCGGCGTGCGTCCGAAACTTCCTCGCCGTGGCGGACTTCCTCCCCGGTTTCTACCTACTCGGGGCACTTTTGATTCTGCTCACGAGCAACCGCCAGCGGCTCGGCGACCTGGCCGCCGGGACCATCGTGGTGCGGGAGCGGTCGGCGGGAGCGGCCCCGGACGAGGACGAACACCTGATGGCACACGCCTCGGACGCGTTCCGATTCAGCCCGACGCATTTGAAGGCCCTTGCCCCCGGCGACCGGGCGATCATCCGGTCGTTCCTTCAGCGGTACGAGGGAATGGACCCCGACGGTCGGAACCGGCTCGTATTCAGAATGGCCGACGGCTTCGTCCAAAAAACCGGCTACGTCCCGACGATCGATATCGATGACAGTCACACCGCGAGAGCGTTCTTGGCTTCGTTGCTCCGAGACCTGGATGAACTCCGGCGGCACGCCTGA
- a CDS encoding DUF4129 domain-containing protein, translating into MTGRPTPWLVAIAIALFVGPAAGTVPDPPVSAIRETAGGVFNRPEFRPERSEPSWLVRQFLAFFTWLGGLYETSPLLFWLVLVACLVALAAMIGLIVVQIRFVFARGGWGRTASDNRAVERARLSDSYREEAARKAAAGDYTEAVRFLFLSLVYRFDERGKVNFQTAYTNREYLDLLDDRVKVHDALAVIVDALDEHWYGQRPCGRAQYEACLTAYERLAATA; encoded by the coding sequence GTGACCGGACGCCCGACGCCGTGGCTCGTCGCAATCGCGATCGCACTTTTTGTCGGGCCCGCGGCGGGCACAGTTCCCGACCCGCCGGTGTCCGCGATCCGGGAGACGGCGGGCGGCGTATTCAATCGCCCCGAGTTCCGCCCCGAGAGGTCCGAACCCAGTTGGCTGGTCAGGCAATTCCTGGCTTTTTTCACGTGGCTCGGGGGGCTCTACGAGACTTCCCCACTCCTCTTTTGGCTCGTCCTCGTCGCCTGCCTCGTTGCCCTGGCCGCGATGATCGGCCTGATCGTGGTGCAAATTCGTTTCGTATTCGCGCGGGGCGGTTGGGGGCGGACCGCGTCGGACAACCGGGCCGTCGAACGAGCCCGGTTATCGGACTCTTACCGCGAGGAAGCAGCCCGCAAGGCCGCGGCCGGCGACTATACTGAGGCTGTTCGGTTCCTGTTCCTTTCCCTCGTGTACCGTTTCGACGAGCGCGGGAAGGTGAATTTTCAAACCGCCTACACGAACCGCGAGTACCTCGATCTTCTGGACGATCGGGTGAAAGTTCACGACGCCCTCGCGGTGATCGTGGACGCGTTGGACGAACACTGGTACGGGCAACGCCCGTGCGGACGGGCCCAGTATGAGGCCTGCCTGACAGCTTACGAGCGCCTCGCCGCAACCGCCTGA
- a CDS encoding stage II sporulation protein M, translating to MGSPDPVLRPHARSVIRNDRRARWTELAALLDAIGRGGAGTLAVDQIKRLCRLYRQVTIDLSHARAAGDDPALVQYLNTLAARAHGQVYTARRLAGRPILAFVTVGFARVVRRNWRAVGAAVAIFLLTTFASGLAVVRDPDLAYSLFDEQVVEYENVRIEKQEGEYRGNFTFPVAMSPLVAAQIIGNNVKVAIMGFGLGALGCVLGVFLLVYNGRMLGTLSGLVWNGGYFVGFYSLILAHGVLELSAICISTAGGLRLGWALIAPGRMARGDAFRAAAGDAFGLLAGSILLLVIAGVIEAFVTPHFGATVRWSVAGGTGVLLVLYLTLAGRRGAAQSSPPSTTSR from the coding sequence GTGGGTTCACCCGACCCCGTGCTTCGACCCCACGCGAGATCCGTCATCCGTAACGACCGCCGCGCGCGATGGACCGAACTCGCCGCCCTGCTCGACGCGATCGGCCGGGGCGGGGCGGGTACGCTCGCGGTGGACCAGATCAAGCGCCTCTGCCGGCTCTATCGCCAGGTGACGATCGACCTCTCGCACGCCCGCGCGGCCGGCGACGATCCCGCCCTGGTCCAGTACCTGAACACGTTGGCCGCCCGCGCCCACGGGCAGGTGTATACCGCCCGACGGCTCGCCGGCCGCCCGATCCTGGCCTTCGTCACGGTGGGGTTCGCCCGCGTCGTGCGGCGGAACTGGCGCGCGGTCGGGGCGGCCGTCGCCATTTTCCTGTTGACCACCTTCGCCTCCGGGCTCGCCGTCGTCCGCGATCCGGACCTGGCTTACTCGCTCTTCGACGAGCAGGTCGTCGAATACGAGAACGTCCGGATCGAGAAGCAAGAAGGAGAATATCGCGGCAACTTCACGTTCCCCGTCGCCATGAGTCCGCTCGTCGCCGCCCAGATCATCGGGAACAACGTAAAGGTGGCGATCATGGGGTTCGGCCTCGGCGCCCTCGGGTGCGTTCTCGGGGTATTCCTCCTGGTTTACAACGGCCGAATGCTCGGGACGCTGTCGGGACTCGTGTGGAACGGCGGTTACTTCGTCGGATTCTACTCGCTGATTCTCGCCCACGGGGTACTCGAACTCTCGGCCATCTGCATTTCGACCGCGGGCGGCCTCCGGCTCGGGTGGGCCCTCATCGCCCCGGGGCGCATGGCCCGGGGTGACGCGTTCCGGGCCGCGGCCGGCGACGCCTTCGGGTTGCTGGCCGGGTCGATCCTGCTCCTCGTGATCGCCGGAGTGATCGAGGCGTTCGTCACCCCCCATTTCGGGGCCACCGTCCGGTGGTCCGTGGCCGGCGGCACCGGCGTTCTCCTGGTTCTTTACCTGACCCTGGCCGGTCGGAGGGGCGCCGCTCAGAGCAGCCCTCCGAGCACGACTTCCAGGTAA
- a CDS encoding DUF58 domain-containing protein: MTPVPSVRLLTVVASIGGASLALLVFPGAWPVLVTIDVLVLLAAVIDLVVSPRPSALRAVRLAPDRMSVGSQHRVAIRVENRSGVPVWVRVRDGTPEAFEGADAELTGPAPALGEVRWEYAVLSRSRGRFPWGPIFLRYRTVLGLWERTREEPAAGESRVYPNLALLERYHLLARADRLAALGIRRVRLRGGATEFESLREYSPGDDGRQVDWKATARRGRLTVRHWEAEKNQTVLLLLDCGRLMNATEDGIAKLDHAITAALILAHVALSRGDRVGLCTFSGKVHAWLTPRGNPAQNRLIAETLYDLAGDFAESDHGRCLKLVAAKYPKRSLLVVLTDFVDATTAADMVAHLQLAARRHVVLFAALKDAFLERAARAAPATERDGFRKAAAVDLLRERAEVLEQIRHAGGFVIDAEPGAITPPVINGYLEVVLGGLL; the protein is encoded by the coding sequence ATGACGCCCGTCCCGTCGGTCCGCCTGTTGACCGTCGTGGCCTCGATCGGCGGGGCTTCGCTGGCCCTGTTGGTGTTCCCGGGAGCCTGGCCGGTACTGGTCACGATCGACGTGCTGGTCCTACTGGCTGCCGTCATCGATCTGGTCGTATCGCCGCGGCCCTCCGCCTTGCGGGCAGTGCGTCTGGCCCCGGACCGAATGTCGGTGGGGAGCCAACACCGGGTGGCGATCCGGGTCGAGAATCGATCGGGAGTGCCGGTCTGGGTCCGCGTGCGAGACGGTACCCCGGAAGCGTTCGAGGGGGCGGACGCCGAACTGACCGGGCCGGCCCCGGCGCTGGGCGAGGTCCGCTGGGAGTATGCCGTTCTCTCACGGAGTCGTGGCAGGTTCCCGTGGGGGCCGATCTTTCTCCGTTACCGGACGGTGCTGGGGCTCTGGGAGCGGACCCGGGAAGAGCCGGCGGCGGGGGAAAGCCGCGTTTACCCGAACCTCGCCTTGCTGGAGCGGTATCACCTCCTGGCCCGGGCGGACCGGCTCGCGGCCCTGGGCATCCGGCGGGTCCGGCTCAGGGGCGGGGCGACCGAATTCGAATCGCTCCGAGAATACTCCCCGGGGGACGACGGCCGTCAGGTGGACTGGAAGGCGACGGCCCGGCGGGGCCGGCTCACCGTCCGGCACTGGGAGGCGGAGAAGAATCAGACGGTCCTCCTCCTCCTCGACTGCGGCCGCCTGATGAACGCCACCGAGGACGGCATCGCGAAACTCGACCACGCCATTACCGCCGCACTCATTCTCGCCCACGTCGCGTTGTCCCGTGGCGATCGGGTCGGGTTGTGTACGTTCTCGGGCAAGGTCCACGCCTGGCTGACGCCCCGCGGGAACCCGGCCCAGAACCGGCTGATCGCCGAAACGCTGTACGATCTCGCCGGCGACTTTGCCGAAAGCGACCACGGCCGCTGTCTGAAACTGGTGGCGGCCAAGTACCCGAAGCGGTCGCTCCTGGTCGTGTTGACCGATTTCGTTGACGCCACAACCGCCGCCGACATGGTGGCCCACCTGCAACTGGCCGCCCGGCGGCACGTCGTCCTCTTTGCCGCACTCAAGGACGCGTTCCTGGAACGGGCGGCCCGGGCGGCCCCGGCGACCGAACGGGACGGATTCCGAAAAGCGGCGGCGGTGGACTTGCTCCGGGAGCGGGCGGAAGTCCTCGAACAAATTCGTCACGCCGGGGGGTTCGTGATCGACGCCGAACCGGGGGCGATTACCCCGCCGGTCATTAACGGTTACCTGGAAGTCGTGCTCGGAGGGCTGCTCTGA
- a CDS encoding DUF1559 domain-containing protein: MSNYDGRPAAWPRGRRAFTLIELLVVIAIIAILIGLLLPAVQKVREAAARSTCTNNLKQMGLALHNFASVNGGQFPAALIHSGRAGAQTPYSGPEVSYTGQAYSVYNHSGFVALLPYIEQTALFQQYTYQDLASSSDPVGLPLGPDPAGNPNRVIAQTSIKIYTCPSDQNPAGQFNNTPGATGYYEATNLRRSNYLFNCGQTDDYSGSYSTASPAARGAFGHNGAASLNNITDGTSNTLAIGESKQLHTSMDYGPFWGAGTHTAVMGYYGGRRSRRTTRTACVTGVPT; this comes from the coding sequence ATGTCCAATTATGATGGCCGCCCCGCGGCGTGGCCGCGGGGGCGCCGCGCGTTTACTCTCATCGAGCTGTTGGTCGTGATCGCGATCATCGCCATCCTGATCGGCCTGCTGCTGCCGGCCGTCCAGAAGGTGCGCGAGGCCGCCGCGCGATCGACCTGCACGAACAACCTCAAGCAGATGGGGCTGGCGCTGCACAACTTCGCGAGCGTCAACGGCGGCCAGTTCCCCGCCGCCCTGATTCACTCCGGCCGGGCCGGCGCACAGACCCCGTACTCCGGCCCGGAAGTGAGTTACACCGGCCAAGCGTATTCCGTGTACAACCACAGCGGGTTCGTCGCCCTGCTCCCGTACATCGAACAGACCGCTCTGTTCCAGCAGTACACCTACCAGGATCTCGCCAGTAGTTCGGACCCGGTCGGCCTGCCGCTCGGGCCCGACCCGGCCGGGAACCCGAACCGGGTGATCGCCCAGACGTCCATCAAGATCTACACGTGTCCGTCCGACCAGAACCCCGCGGGGCAATTCAACAATACGCCCGGCGCGACCGGCTATTACGAGGCGACGAACCTCCGCCGGAGCAACTACCTGTTCAATTGCGGGCAAACCGACGACTACAGTGGGAGCTACAGCACGGCGTCGCCGGCCGCCCGCGGCGCGTTCGGCCACAACGGGGCCGCGAGCCTCAACAACATAACGGACGGGACGAGCAACACGCTGGCGATCGGCGAATCCAAGCAGTTGCACACGTCGATGGATTACGGCCCCTTCTGGGGGGCCGGGACGCACACCGCCGTCATGGGGTACTACGGGGGGCGACGTTCACGCCGAACTACCCGTACGGCCTGTGTGACGGGAGTACCAACCTGA
- a CDS encoding SMI1/KNR4 family protein yields the protein MNPTDFWADAPDDWDGELPPWHEYAGPPLTDELVRAAEEVLGYRLPAAYLDILRIQNGGLPRRRYAPVGRGWVEITGLFGVGGWYGIDNPDRGSRYAIREWGYPDTGVVIAPTPAGGHEAVVLDYSGCGPAGEPRVVRVVAEGGRPEVVDLAPDFASFVAALAVCPG from the coding sequence GTGAACCCTACTGACTTCTGGGCGGACGCCCCGGACGACTGGGACGGCGAACTGCCCCCGTGGCACGAGTACGCCGGGCCGCCGCTGACCGACGAGTTGGTGCGGGCCGCGGAGGAGGTGCTGGGGTATCGGCTCCCGGCCGCTTACCTCGACATCCTCCGTATCCAGAACGGCGGCCTCCCCCGGCGGCGGTACGCGCCGGTCGGCCGCGGGTGGGTCGAGATCACCGGCCTGTTCGGGGTCGGCGGGTGGTACGGGATCGACAACCCGGACCGAGGCAGCCGATACGCGATCCGGGAGTGGGGCTATCCGGACACTGGAGTGGTCATCGCCCCGACGCCGGCGGGCGGGCACGAAGCAGTCGTGTTGGACTACAGCGGGTGCGGGCCGGCCGGAGAGCCGCGGGTGGTCCGGGTCGTGGCCGAGGGCGGCCGGCCGGAGGTGGTCGATTTGGCCCCGGATTTCGCGTCGTTCGTGGCGGCGCTGGCGGTTTGCCCGGGGTAG
- a CDS encoding DUF4350 domain-containing protein, producing MPADPDTRPGDPPPNPAARLWWAVPGVGIVVLAVISMLFGGGPEKVDFGTSYDASATGSRAAYLILQELGYPVERSRRPSGGDVRWVLFPTSTGAKEAAVLNDWVRRGGVLLLAVDDADLPNHLGLPVTVTNACSPKIGVGRFGMTVPKPGEKGQARTAEAPDVASLLAGSTEVDGPPGNRTWGEVAGKPLITIYTRDRGEIWLLHHPDVFTNVNLRGEDNAVLVCRLAGDMLDDHPNGRLIFDEYCHGLRDRPTATELLFRPPVLGVTLQVVLLTGLVLWHFGVRFGPLRTVPPPPRRSKEEFLDAMAELLTRHGDRADAFRTVRDDFQRRLELDLGLPHGTPVDVIAREAARRRGVGSDLLLELLSAPGPPTGRGAAAFLTALHQLETTADDCFQSRKRTR from the coding sequence ATGCCCGCCGACCCCGACACCCGTCCCGGTGACCCCCCACCGAACCCGGCCGCCCGCCTCTGGTGGGCGGTACCGGGGGTCGGGATCGTCGTGCTGGCCGTGATCTCCATGCTGTTCGGCGGGGGGCCGGAGAAGGTCGACTTCGGGACGAGCTACGACGCCTCTGCCACCGGCTCCCGCGCGGCCTACCTGATCCTGCAAGAGCTGGGGTACCCGGTCGAGCGCTCGCGCCGGCCGTCCGGGGGCGACGTTCGCTGGGTTCTCTTCCCGACTTCCACCGGGGCGAAGGAAGCCGCCGTCCTGAACGATTGGGTTCGCCGGGGAGGCGTCTTATTGCTCGCGGTCGACGATGCCGATCTTCCCAATCATCTCGGCTTACCGGTCACGGTCACGAACGCCTGCTCGCCGAAGATAGGTGTCGGGCGCTTCGGCATGACCGTACCGAAACCCGGAGAAAAAGGCCAGGCGCGGACCGCCGAGGCACCGGACGTCGCGTCGTTGCTCGCCGGTAGCACCGAGGTCGACGGCCCGCCCGGCAACAGGACGTGGGGTGAGGTCGCGGGTAAGCCGTTGATTACGATCTACACGCGGGACCGCGGTGAGATCTGGCTGCTCCACCATCCGGACGTTTTTACGAACGTGAACCTGCGCGGCGAAGACAACGCGGTTCTCGTTTGCCGACTGGCCGGGGACATGCTCGACGACCACCCGAACGGCCGGTTAATTTTCGACGAATACTGCCACGGGCTGCGCGACCGGCCGACCGCGACCGAGCTGCTCTTTCGCCCGCCGGTCCTCGGCGTCACTCTTCAGGTCGTCCTGTTGACCGGGCTCGTCCTCTGGCATTTCGGCGTCCGGTTCGGGCCACTGCGGACCGTCCCCCCGCCGCCGCGCAGGTCCAAGGAAGAATTCCTTGACGCGATGGCAGAACTACTCACCCGGCACGGCGACCGGGCCGACGCCTTCCGGACGGTCCGGGACGATTTCCAGCGCCGGCTCGAACTCGACCTGGGCTTGCCGCACGGCACGCCGGTCGACGTGATCGCCCGGGAAGCCGCCCGCCGCCGCGGCGTCGGGTCCGACTTATTACTCGAGTTGCTTTCTGCCCCCGGGCCGCCGACCGGCCGGGGGGCCGCCGCGTTCCTGACCGCCCTGCACCAGTTGGAAACAACCGCCGATGACTGCTTCCAGTCCCGAAAGCGTACTCGCTAA
- a CDS encoding carboxypeptidase-like regulatory domain-containing protein, with the protein MRNRLSFAIAGWFAVAVAGCSAPGGAIGGSKVTGQLTQKGGGPIAGARVTFCDGASAGSKGGPTAITDENGQYAIVGVKPGEYKIVVYKMSLKKGAMVADENDLEQIEAAGAGVHVLPKKYAAVASTTLTASVKSGSNEVKLEIDK; encoded by the coding sequence ATGCGCAACCGCCTCTCTTTCGCAATAGCAGGATGGTTCGCCGTGGCCGTCGCGGGTTGTTCGGCCCCCGGCGGCGCCATCGGCGGGAGTAAGGTGACCGGACAACTCACCCAGAAAGGCGGCGGCCCGATCGCCGGCGCGCGGGTGACCTTCTGCGACGGGGCGTCGGCCGGGAGCAAAGGCGGTCCGACCGCGATTACGGACGAAAACGGCCAGTACGCCATCGTCGGCGTCAAACCCGGCGAGTACAAGATCGTCGTGTATAAAATGTCCCTGAAGAAGGGGGCGATGGTCGCGGACGAAAACGACCTCGAACAGATCGAGGCGGCCGGCGCTGGCGTTCACGTCCTGCCCAAGAAGTACGCGGCCGTCGCGAGTACGACCCTCACCGCGTCCGTGAAGAGCGGATCGAACGAGGTGAAACTGGAGATCGACAAGTAG
- a CDS encoding AAA family ATPase: MTASSPESVLANLYAAARREIAKVIVGQDEMVEQVLVSLFAGGHVLIEGVPGTAKTLLVRVLARLFTCEFKRVQFTPDLMPADITGTNVFDPREQTFQFRAGPVFTQLLLGDEINRAPPKTQSALLEAMQERQVTVDGVSYRLPAVFTVFATQNPVEQEGTYPLPEAQLDRFMMKVLAAYPDEAGEVEILRVHQRGLRVEDLDRFHLQPVGGEAELLAAQAEIRERTIRDELLGYISRVVRGTRENLKVEVGASPRAGLMVLTAAKARAALRGRPHVLPDDIKAVAKPVLRHRLVLKPGAEVDGFTPDDVLDEVLSRTEIPR, translated from the coding sequence ATGACTGCTTCCAGTCCCGAAAGCGTACTCGCTAACCTCTACGCCGCCGCCCGCCGCGAGATCGCCAAGGTGATCGTCGGCCAGGACGAGATGGTCGAGCAGGTGTTAGTGTCCCTGTTCGCCGGCGGACACGTGCTGATCGAGGGCGTCCCCGGGACCGCGAAAACCCTCCTGGTGAGAGTCCTCGCCCGGCTGTTCACGTGCGAGTTCAAGCGGGTCCAGTTCACGCCCGACCTGATGCCGGCCGACATCACCGGGACGAACGTCTTCGACCCCCGCGAGCAGACGTTCCAGTTCCGCGCCGGCCCGGTGTTCACCCAGCTGTTGCTCGGCGACGAAATCAACCGCGCGCCACCCAAGACCCAGTCCGCCTTGCTCGAGGCCATGCAAGAGCGGCAGGTGACCGTCGACGGCGTGTCGTACCGGCTTCCGGCCGTGTTCACGGTGTTCGCCACGCAGAACCCGGTCGAGCAGGAAGGGACGTACCCCCTCCCCGAGGCCCAACTCGACCGGTTCATGATGAAGGTCCTGGCCGCCTACCCCGACGAAGCCGGGGAGGTCGAAATACTCCGGGTCCACCAGCGCGGCTTGCGGGTCGAAGACCTGGACCGGTTCCACCTCCAACCAGTGGGTGGCGAAGCCGAACTTCTTGCCGCCCAGGCCGAAATCCGCGAGCGGACGATCCGCGACGAACTCCTCGGGTACATCTCCCGGGTGGTCCGGGGAACCCGCGAGAATCTTAAAGTGGAGGTCGGCGCCAGCCCCCGGGCCGGGCTCATGGTACTGACCGCCGCGAAGGCGCGGGCCGCCTTGCGCGGGCGGCCGCACGTCTTGCCGGACGACATCAAGGCGGTTGCCAAACCGGTCCTCCGCCACCGCCTGGTCCTCAAACCCGGCGCGGAGGTGGACGGGTTCACCCCCGACGACGTCCTCGACGAGGTTCTCTCCCGGACGGAGATCCCGCGATGA
- a CDS encoding RNA polymerase sigma factor, whose protein sequence is MATTKTNAVIRHLCLTALSRDGADRADAELLESFINQHDEAAFADLVRRHGPMVLGVCHRVVRNHHDAEDAFQATFLVLARKAASVRPRQMVAGWLHGVAYRTALKVRAAAAKRHVRETQVAEMPEPEAARPSQWPDLQPLLDQELRGLPENYRLPILLCDLEGKTILEATRQLGWPQGTLAGRLTRGRKLLAARLANRGVALSAGTLAAIVTQTATSAGVPTPLMLNTVKAATLIAAGQATAAGVVPAAVAAVTDGVITSMMLTKLKAAAVLLVLGTAAVGSGLLVRHTVAAPQGSGDAGGKPPATREADKPAKSPDEAKLQGEWSTENGGENARLVFGPNNSLRRIWESRPSEPKDVGMYLVDWSKTPYHIDVKWGNEPVWQTIMEFTDNGKLRIADGDDQTRPKAFGVDDVVFTKIERLPPGSRQAAADAEKTLATADFYRRAGKYGSAYFYYELVQYRYPEGDYAKRAKQGSEGVLKHRVSRKDGSIGWEEPEQHREPPPPPKMLPDKAVSQEIQELRQQVKDLEKRLAALEAQKK, encoded by the coding sequence GTGGCGACGACCAAAACGAACGCGGTCATTCGGCACCTTTGTCTGACCGCCCTGTCGCGGGATGGGGCAGACCGGGCGGACGCGGAATTGCTGGAGTCCTTCATCAACCAGCATGACGAGGCGGCTTTCGCGGACCTCGTCCGGCGGCACGGGCCCATGGTCCTGGGCGTTTGCCATCGTGTCGTCCGCAACCACCACGACGCCGAAGACGCTTTTCAAGCGACCTTTCTGGTCCTCGCCCGCAAGGCGGCGTCCGTCCGGCCCCGGCAAATGGTCGCCGGCTGGCTGCACGGCGTGGCCTACCGGACCGCACTCAAAGTCCGGGCCGCGGCGGCGAAGCGCCACGTGCGGGAGACGCAAGTGGCGGAGATGCCGGAACCCGAAGCCGCGCGGCCGAGCCAGTGGCCCGACCTGCAACCCCTGCTCGACCAGGAACTGCGCGGACTGCCCGAAAACTACCGGCTGCCTATTCTTCTGTGCGATCTGGAAGGCAAGACGATCCTGGAGGCGACCCGGCAACTCGGCTGGCCCCAAGGGACGCTCGCCGGGCGACTCACCCGGGGCCGGAAGTTGCTGGCCGCGCGGCTGGCAAACCGTGGCGTCGCTCTGTCGGCCGGCACGCTAGCAGCGATCGTTACGCAAACGGCGACATCGGCCGGCGTGCCGACCCCGTTGATGCTGAATACGGTCAAGGCCGCGACCCTGATCGCGGCGGGGCAGGCGACGGCCGCCGGGGTGGTCCCGGCCGCGGTCGCCGCCGTCACGGACGGAGTGATCACGAGCATGATGCTGACGAAACTCAAGGCGGCGGCGGTGCTACTGGTGCTGGGCACGGCCGCCGTCGGAAGTGGTTTGTTGGTTCGCCACACGGTGGCAGCCCCACAGGGCTCGGGCGACGCGGGCGGCAAACCGCCGGCGACCCGGGAAGCCGACAAGCCGGCGAAATCGCCCGACGAAGCGAAGCTTCAGGGCGAGTGGAGTACCGAAAATGGTGGCGAAAATGCCAGGCTCGTCTTCGGGCCAAACAACTCCCTGCGGCGCATTTGGGAATCCCGCCCGTCCGAGCCGAAGGACGTGGGGATGTATTTGGTTGATTGGAGCAAGACCCCTTACCATATTGACGTGAAATGGGGGAACGAACCCGTCTGGCAGACGATCATGGAGTTTACCGACAACGGCAAACTTCGTATCGCAGACGGCGACGATCAGACTCGCCCCAAAGCGTTCGGAGTCGATGACGTGGTGTTTACAAAGATCGAAAGACTGCCGCCCGGTAGTCGGCAAGCGGCAGCGGACGCCGAGAAGACGCTCGCGACGGCCGATTTCTACCGGCGCGCGGGTAAGTATGGTTCGGCGTATTTCTATTACGAATTAGTCCAATACCGCTACCCGGAGGGCGACTACGCAAAAAGAGCAAAGCAGGGCAGCGAGGGAGTCCTGAAACATCGCGTCAGCCGCAAAGATGGTTCGATAGGGTGGGAAGAACCTGAGCAACATCGGGAACCGCCACCACCACCGAAAATGCTCCCGGACAAGGCGGTCAGCCAGGAGATCCAGGAGTTGCGTCAGCAGGTCAAGGATTTGGAAAAGCGATTGGCCGCCCTGGAAGCGCAGAAAAAGTGA
- a CDS encoding ParA family protein, which yields MNIVAVMNYKGGVGKTTTTANIGAALALKGKRVLLLDVDPQASLTFSFCDPASWQKDLAHKFTIKQWFDKLAKGEVTSLEPLCLRLPAVEEKIKKGGRLNLIASHLGLINVDLELAGQLTGGTIAAMRASYLKIHSRLRGSLKELETDYDFVLIDCPPNFNIVTKNAIIASDSILIPARPDYLSTLGIDYLQRSVNDLVKEYNEMANGSSDHQPIAPRMLGVVFTMVQYHGGGPISAQLQFMDQVRQIPKMSCFKTYVRLNNTKFGESGQDGLPLVLSTDSEPLGRTIIAELNQLADEFLAAVAKQGGSS from the coding sequence ATGAACATTGTTGCTGTGATGAACTACAAGGGCGGCGTCGGCAAGACGACAACGACAGCCAACATCGGGGCTGCCCTCGCCTTGAAGGGCAAACGGGTTCTGCTTCTTGATGTCGATCCACAAGCTAGCCTCACGTTCTCATTCTGCGACCCGGCATCTTGGCAGAAAGACCTCGCCCACAAGTTCACGATCAAGCAGTGGTTCGACAAGCTCGCCAAAGGTGAAGTCACATCGCTTGAACCGCTTTGCCTCCGGCTCCCGGCGGTAGAGGAGAAGATCAAGAAGGGCGGGCGGCTCAACCTTATCGCCTCACACCTCGGACTTATCAACGTCGATCTGGAATTGGCTGGTCAATTGACCGGCGGTACGATCGCGGCAATGCGGGCCAGTTACCTGAAGATTCACAGCCGGCTTCGCGGCTCACTTAAGGAATTGGAGACGGACTATGATTTCGTACTCATCGATTGCCCGCCAAACTTCAACATCGTGACCAAGAACGCCATCATCGCCAGCGATTCGATCCTGATTCCCGCTCGGCCGGACTACCTTTCGACACTCGGGATCGACTACCTGCAGCGGAGCGTCAACGACTTGGTCAAGGAATACAACGAGATGGCGAACGGGAGTAGCGATCATCAACCGATCGCCCCTCGGATGCTGGGGGTGGTGTTCACGATGGTCCAGTACCATGGCGGCGGGCCGATCTCGGCCCAACTCCAGTTCATGGACCAAGTGCGGCAAATCCCGAAGATGTCGTGCTTCAAGACTTACGTCCGGCTGAACAACACGAAGTTCGGTGAGTCCGGTCAGGACGGGTTACCACTCGTCTTGAGTACAGACAGCGAGCCACTGGGAAGGACGATCATCGCGGAACTCAATCAACTTGCGGACGAGTTCTTGGCCGCGGTGGCGAAACAAGGAGGTTCATCGTGA